The genomic window TCTGCGCCCAGACGAGGTAGCGCTGCCCGTCGTGCTCGAACGTCGTGGCGTCGAGCGCGAAGCTGTCCCACGGCGTGACGATCTGGCGCGGCGACGACCAACCGCTGACGTCGCGCGGGTCGGCGGCAGAGGACTCCATGACGTACATCCGGATCCGGAAGACGTTGTCGGAGTCGCCGGCGGCGAAGTAGAGGTACCAGCGGCCGTCGATGCGGTGCAGCTCCGGAGCCCAGATGTGGCCGCCCATGCTGCCGCTGGCCGGACGACGCCACACCACCGTCTCCGCGGCGCTGCCCAGGCCCTCGATCGTCGGCGAGGCGCGCACGATGAGCCGGTCGTACTCCGGCACGGAGGCCGTGAAGTAGTAGAGGCCTTCGGTGCGCGGTGTGACGAACGGGTCGGCCCGCTGCCAGACGAGCGGGCTGGTGTTCGGCGCGCCGTACGTCTCGGCGTCCGTGGGCGTGGGCGCCGATGCCGCCCAAGCGCCCTCGGCGATGGCGGGCAGGACCAGCCCGGTCGCCGCCGCGCCGAGGCCGCCGCGCAGGAGGGAACGTCGGGTGAGGTGCATGCTCATCGCTGCTGCTCCTACTTCGTCTGCACTCGGATGAAGGTCACCGAGTTCGGCTCGAAGATCCGGGTGAAGGTGGGCGCGACGCCCTTGATCGTGCTCGTCACCGGCTTGATCGGCTGGGCCGTGCGGGTGTTGAGCTCCTGCGGGTCACCGCTGATGACCGTCATCTGCGCCCGGTCCATGACCCGCGCTCCGGTGCCGAGGTTGATCGTGGTGCGGGCCGGGGCGTCCTGGGCGTTGACGACCTTGACGATGAGTTGCTTGGCCGCGACGTCGCGGGTGACGACCTGGGCGAAGGGCTCGGTGACGGCGTTGTCGTCGAAGCTGCCCCATACCTGCCCGTCGAGCAGCAGGGTGACCTTCGTGCCGCGGATCTGGGCCTTGATGTCGTACGTGTGGCCGGTCTCGATGGTGTTGGGCTTGGCGATCAGCGTGGTCTTGGCCCCGTTCACGGCCTTCTCCACCGCGCCCTGGGTGTTGTTCCAGCCGCCGAGGTTCCACCAGTAGTAGTTGCCGGAGTCCTTGACCCCGAAGCCGACGAGGAAGCCCTCGGCGCCGGAGATCTTGGTGGCCTTCACGCTGAGGTCGTAGTCGCGCCAGCTCTCGTCACCCGCCTTGACCATGGTGTTCTCTGCGGCGGTGTCGGACTGGACGTAGGCGCCGTCCTGCACTGTCCAGGTGCCGCGGCCGGCGATCGGCGTCCACCGGCCGGCGCCGTTGGAGAAGTCGTCGCTGAACAGCGGCGTGCCGTCGGATGAGGTGACCAGGACGTCGTCGTACTTGGCGGCGGTCCGCCAGGTGGAGAGACCGATCGCACCGGTGACGGGCTGAGCGGTCTTCACCGCCCCGGTGAAGCTGCTCGGCACGACCTGGTCACCGACGTTGGTCATGAACAGCTTCTGGACCTCGTAGTTGGCCGAGCCCCACGACTGGTCGTTGTCGAACCAGATCAGGTCCGGCCGCCACTGGACGTAGTCGATGTTGGCCAGCAGGGGAGCGTACGACGCCATCGTCACGACGTCGGCGTTGCGCTCCAGGCCGGTCATGTACGCACCCTCGGCGAGCGCGTTGGAGAGCTTGTTGTCCCACGACGCGTACTCGCCGACCCAGACCTTGGCGCCAGACCGGTCGTAGCTGTCATAGCGCTTGTTGTTCTGCAGGAACCAGCTCGGGTCGTTGTAGTAGTGCTCGTCGACCATCTCCACGCCGTTGGCCCGGTTGAGCTCCCACGCCCGGTCGAACGTCGTCCCGGCGTCGTCGGGGCCGGAGTTGCTGATGACCGTGACCTTCGGGTACGCCGCCTTGATGGCGTCACGGAACCCCACGAACCGGGCCATGAAGGCGTCGGGCAGGTTCTCCTCGTTGCCGACCTCGATGCGGTCGAGGCCGAACGGCGCGGAGTGACCCATCGCCGCGCGCTTGGCGCCCCAGGTCGAGGTGACCGGGCCGTTGGCGAACTCGATGAGGTCGAGGGTGTCCTGGATGTGCCGCTGCAGCAGCGCGTCGTCGTCGACGGCCCGGTTCTGCCCGCAGCCGGTGACGAGCGCCGGCACGACGGGCACCGGCTTGGCGCCGATGTCCTCGGCGAACTGGAAGTACTCGTAGTAGCCCAGGCCGTACGACTGGTTGTAGCCCCAGAAGTTGGCGTTGGTGGCACGCTCCTCGACCGGCCCGATCGTGTCCTTCCACTGGTAAGCGCGGGCGCGCTGGTACCCGCTGGCGGCGTCGTAGCCGTACATGCTGCCGGTGTTGACGATGCACCCGCCGGGGAAGCGCACGAAGCCCGGGCGCAGGGCGGCGATCTTCTCGGCGAGGTCCTTGCGCAGGCCGTTGGGGCGTCCCTTGAACGTGTCGCGGGGGAAGAGCGAGACCATGTCGAGGCGCAGGGTGCCGTCGCCTCCGGCCTCCACCGCCAGGCGGGCCGCGTCGGTCGTGCCGGTGGCCACGAACGTGCCGGTGTACCTGCGCCAGGCGCCGTCCTGGACCGAGAGCTGGACCGGCGCGGCGTACCTGGTCGTGCCGTCCTGGTTGTGCAGGGTGACGGTCAACGGCGTGCCGCCAGCAGCATCCGTCCGGGCCCAGACGGAGAAGTCGTAGGCCTTGCCGGCCTCGAGCGCGATGCCGGTGTTGTAGCCGGAGTTCAGCACGCCGTAGGTGCCGGGACCGGCGTTGGTGAGCGTCACCTTGAGGTACGTGCGGTTGCGCTCGTTGAGTCGGGCGTCGTCGCTGACGGTGGCGATGCTGCCGCTGCCGCCGGAGGAGGAGACCGGGCTCCACGACGTGAGGCCGGTGTAGGAGCCGTTGTCGACCGGAAGGTACTCGAAGGAGCGGTTCTGGACGAGTTCGCCGTAGAGTCCGCCGTCGGCGGCCCGGTTGATGTCCTCGAAGAACACCCCGTACATGGCGGGGTCGATGGCGGGGCCGGTGCCGGTCGCGTCGACGTTGATCGTGTAGTCGAGCGCCGGGGCCGTATCGGCGCCGAGGGCGGGCGTGCTGGTGGACAACGTCGTGGTGACGAGTCCGGTGACCAGTCCCGCGACGAGGCGGTGGGTGCGCATGGGTGATGGCCTCCCTGTCGTTGGTGGGAGCGATGACGGGTACGGTCGGGCGGGCGTCACCGGACGGCGCGACGCCCGCCCGGGACTCACTGCGCCAGCGGCGGGACGCTCTCCAGCGTCGGCACCACGTTGGCGATCGTGCCGTCGGCGTTGAACCGCAGGCGGTCGATGGTCACCTCGCGGTGGGTGCCGTCGCCGCCGGGAACGGCGAAGCGGTGGTAGGCGATGTACCAGTCGTCGGTGCCCGGCACCTGGATGATGCTGTGGTGCCCGGTGCCGAGGATGCCGAGGCTGACGTCCTTGGTGAGGATCTCGCCCCGGTTGACCAGCCCGTCGGCCATCGGGCTCGTGGCGGTGGCGTAGCCGACGCGGTAGTTCTCGCTGCCGGTGTCGTCGATGGACCAGCTGAGGTGGTACGTGCCGCCGCGCTTGGCCATGAAGAGGCCTTCGCGGAAGCCGGTCAGCCCCGTGATCCGCTTGACCTTGGCGGGATCGAACGACGTCATGTCCGGGTTGAGCGGCACGACGTAGGCGTTGCCGTTGCCCCAGTAGAGATAGCTCTGGCCGTCGTCGTCGGTGAAGACCGCTGGGTCGATCGCCTGGCCGCCGTCGGGATTGGTGGCGACGAGCGGCTTGCCGAGCGCGTCGACGAACGGGCCGGTGGGGGAGTCGGCGACGGCCACGCCGATCTTGGCGTCGGCGCAGAAGTAGAAGTAGTACTTTCCGTTCTTCTCGGTCGCGGCCGGCGCCCAGGCCCGCCCGTCGGCCCACGACACGTCGGGGCCGAGGTCGAGGATGGTCCGGTGTTCGGTCCAGTGCACGAGGTCCTTGCTCGACCAGGTCTTGAAGGTCGTGCTGGACCAGCCCGGGTAGCCGTCGGTGGTGGCGTAGATGTAGTAGGTGTCGCCGAAGCGGACGATGTTCGGGTCGGCGTTGTAGCCGGGTAGCACCGGGCTGTTCATGGCGACCGCCTTGACGGTCCAGACGCGGCTGCTGCCGTCGGCGCCCGTCACGGTGTAGGTGACCGGTCGCGTGAAGTCCTGGACGGACTCGTTGCCGGGGCTGACCTGCGCGTCGTCGCTGATCCCGAACTCGGGTGCGAGAGCGGTCAGGTCGGTGCCCGGCTTGACCGGCAGGGTCACCGTGCCGCCGTCGTTGTCGATGATGGCCGGCACCTTGAGCGCGTCCAGTTTCACCGCGCCGATGGCGGTCTCGTTTCCGGGCAGGGCGAGCACCTCCCTGGCCGACAGGCCCCGGTTCCACAGGGTGAAGCCGCGCATCCGGCCCGTGAAATAGCGGTCGGCGGCGTAGAGGGAGCGGCCCAGGTAGTTGGCCGTGCTGATGCCGCCGCCGAGGTCACCCGGCTTGGTCGTGACGCCGGTGTTGTGTGCCACCTCGACGCCGTTGTCGTAGAGGCGGGCCACCCCGCCGGAGAGCGTCCAGGTGATGGTGTGCCAGCTGCCCCGGCTCAGGTCGCGTCCGGTGCCGGTGTTCTGCTCGGTCGACCAGTTCCCGGTCGCGATGGCGGTGCGATAGGAGTTGCCGGTGGCGAACAGGTAGCCGTTGCCGGCGCCGTTCGTGGTGTTGCCCAGGCCCCAGATGAAGTACGGCGTGGCCTGCGCCGGATCGATCCACACCCGGGCGGAGACGCTCACGTCGGACAGGCCGGTCAGCAGGTTGTCCGGCAGGTCGACGTAGCCGTCGGTGCCGTCGAACGTCATCGCGTCGCTGCCCCGGGTGACCCCGCCGTGGATGGTGGCGTCCCGGCCGTTGCCGGAGCTGTCGGCCACCGTCGTGCCGCTGCCGCCGGCGAGGTGGTAGTCCGCGATGACGCCCTTCCTGGTCGCCGGTGTCGGCGAGGGGCCCTGGCGCAGGCGGTCGAGCTCGGCCTTGGTGACCGGCAGGACGGTGCCGTGCCGCGGGTGGGCCGGCAGGTCGTGGCCGGTCGACATGGTGAACCGCCCGCCGTCGAGGTCGGTGGTCTCGAACGGCACGTAGCCGCGCCCCCCGAACTCGTCGATGAACAGGTACCACTTGTCCTCGGTGTTGCTCTTGAAGATCGTCGGACCCTCGCCCTGGGCGATGCCCGCGGAGGTGTCCGTCGCCTTGCCGATGCAGTCCTGGACGAAGTCCCAGCTCGTGCTGCGCAGTTGGGTCGACTTCTGCTCCAGGATGAACTTGCTGCACGGGGTACTCGAGGTGTTGTTCCGCTCGTCCTTGGTGAAGCGGTAGTAGGTGCCGCCGTGTTTGATCACGGTCGAGTCGATCACCGAGTAGCCGGGGTCGACCCACACCCTGGGCTCGCTGAAGGTGCGGAAGTCGCGGGTCGTCGCGTACAGCATCCGGTTGTAGGTGTTGCCGGCGTGCGCGGTGTCCTCCGGCGCGTAGAGCTTGGCGGCCCAGAACACCACGTAGGCGCCGATGGTGTCGTCGTAGTAGGCCTCGGGCGCCCAGGTGTTACCGGCGGTGTCGGGAGAGACGCGCACATGGCGCTGCTGGGACCAGTTCACCAGGTCGGTCGACTCCCAGACCTCGATGTACTTGCTGCCGGTGCGCTGGCTGGCGTCCCAGTCGCCGTTGCCGTAGATCTTGAGGTCGGTGGCGATGAGGTAGAACTTGTCGCCCTCCGGGCTGCGGATGATGAACGGGTCACGCACGCCGTCGTCGCCCTCGGTGGAGGTGAGGACGGGGCGGCCACCGTTGAGCTCGTCGTACTTGAGCGGGTCGTTCCCGCGGCTCGCCGCGAAGTAGATCTGCTCGCCGTCAGCGCTGCCCTCACCGGTGAAGTAGGCGAAGGCGTAGCCCTCGAGGGGATCCTTCTTCGGCAGCGGGAGGACGGTCAGGGTGAAATTGCGTACGCCGCTGGCCGCACCCTTGGTCGCCCGTACGCTGAGGCGGGCCTTGATCGCGCCCGACCCGTACGGCGGCCGGGTCACCTCACCGGTGCTGCTGACGACGGAGGAGTCCTTGGCGGTCCACGCCAGCGCGACGTTGCGGGCTCCCCGGGTGGGCAGCGTCATGTTGCCGCGGACCGCGTCCTGGTCGGGGATGACGATGGCCGCGAGGGCGGCGTCGACCTTCTCCTGGTCGGTGATGTCCTCGACGACGGTGACGGTGAACTCCCGGGTGGCGGCGTAGCCGGCGTACGACGCGGTGGCGGTCAGCGTCACGGTCGCGTTGCCGGATCCGGGTGTGGGACGGGTGACCACGCCGGTGTTCGACACGATCGCGGGATCACTCGACGACCAGGTGATGCTGGAGCCGCCGGCACCGCGGGTCGGCAGGCTCAGGTTCTCCGTCACCGCGGACGTGTCGCCCAGGTCTAGGGCTGCCGCGTCATCCGCAGCCCGTCCGGTGGCGGTCCGCTCACCGAGGGCGTGCGCCTCGGCGGCGGTGACAGCGCGGTCGTAGATGCGGAAGTCCCGGACCTGCCCCTTGAGGTACCTGTCCGAGGTGTACACGGAGCGGCCGAGGTAGTTGGCGGTGGTGGTGCCGCCGCCGATCGACCCGGGCGTGAGGGTGATGCCGGTCTTGCGGGCGACCTCGACGCCGTCCTCATAGAGCACTGCGGTGCCGCCGCCGAGGGCGTAGGTGATGGTGCGCCAGCTGCCCCGGGTGAGATTGCGGCCGGTGGTCACGGTCTGCTCAGTGGACCAGTTGCCGCTGGCGATGGAGGCGCGGAAGGCGTTGCCGGTGTTGAACAGGTAGCCGTTGCCGACGCCGCCGGAACCGGTGTTCCCGAGCCCCCAGATGAAGTACGGCGCGGCCTGGTCGGTCGCCATGTTGACCTGCACCGAGACGGTGATGTCGGTGAGGCCCCGCAGGATGTTGTCGGGCAGCCGGACGTGGCCGTTGGCGCCGCCGAGGCGCAGGCCGTCCGGGCCCTGCCAGGTCGCGTCGCCGCTGAGCGTGCCGTTGCGGCCGTGCCCCGAGCTGTCGGTCACGGGGCCGCTGGTCTGGGTCAGGTCGTAGTGCAGGACCAGGCCGTCGTCGAGAGTGGCCGCCTGGCTGGGCGGGGCCAGGGCCGTGACGCTGACCAGGCTGGTGACAAGTGCGGTGACGCCGGCGAGCAGGCGGCGGGTTCGGTGGGGCGCGGAGTGGCGCGCCGGGCGGGGCCGGGACGGGGACATTGCCGGGCTTCCTCCTGGTGACTCGGCCGAGGCCGGGCGTCGGGACGGGTGGTGCAGCCGGGTGCTGTCTGGAGCAGTTGCGCTTCGAGGAACGCCTTCGACTTGCGAAGTGAGCGTTAACATGCTCGAAAGTGAGCGCTAACATACGTACGGCCTCCGATCGTGTCAATACTCCTACCTGCAGCGACATCTTCTGTTGACAAAGAGGACACGGGGGGTTGACATCCGCGGATGTTAACGCTCACACTTCTGCGCCAGATGGGCAGTGGTTGCCAGGCGGCGAACCAGGTACGAGCCGCACGGAGGGGCCCACCATGGCGTCAGAAAGTGGAGGAAGTCCAATGTCGAAGAAGTTCCTCGCGGCCGTCGCTGGCGTGGTGCTGGCCGTCGGCCTGGCAGGATGCGGCGGTGACTCGGCGGCGTCCGGTGGCGGCGGAGCCGGAAACGACACCATCACCATGGGCTTCGCCCAGGTCGGTGCCGAGTCCGGCTGG from Micromonospora kangleipakensis includes these protein-coding regions:
- a CDS encoding alpha-L-arabinofuranosidase C-terminal domain-containing protein, encoding MRTHRLVAGLVTGLVTTTLSTSTPALGADTAPALDYTINVDATGTGPAIDPAMYGVFFEDINRAADGGLYGELVQNRSFEYLPVDNGSYTGLTSWSPVSSSGGSGSIATVSDDARLNERNRTYLKVTLTNAGPGTYGVLNSGYNTGIALEAGKAYDFSVWARTDAAGGTPLTVTLHNQDGTTRYAAPVQLSVQDGAWRRYTGTFVATGTTDAARLAVEAGGDGTLRLDMVSLFPRDTFKGRPNGLRKDLAEKIAALRPGFVRFPGGCIVNTGSMYGYDAASGYQRARAYQWKDTIGPVEERATNANFWGYNQSYGLGYYEYFQFAEDIGAKPVPVVPALVTGCGQNRAVDDDALLQRHIQDTLDLIEFANGPVTSTWGAKRAAMGHSAPFGLDRIEVGNEENLPDAFMARFVGFRDAIKAAYPKVTVISNSGPDDAGTTFDRAWELNRANGVEMVDEHYYNDPSWFLQNNKRYDSYDRSGAKVWVGEYASWDNKLSNALAEGAYMTGLERNADVVTMASYAPLLANIDYVQWRPDLIWFDNDQSWGSANYEVQKLFMTNVGDQVVPSSFTGAVKTAQPVTGAIGLSTWRTAAKYDDVLVTSSDGTPLFSDDFSNGAGRWTPIAGRGTWTVQDGAYVQSDTAAENTMVKAGDESWRDYDLSVKATKISGAEGFLVGFGVKDSGNYYWWNLGGWNNTQGAVEKAVNGAKTTLIAKPNTIETGHTYDIKAQIRGTKVTLLLDGQVWGSFDDNAVTEPFAQVVTRDVAAKQLIVKVVNAQDAPARTTINLGTGARVMDRAQMTVISGDPQELNTRTAQPIKPVTSTIKGVAPTFTRIFEPNSVTFIRVQTK
- a CDS encoding family 43 glycosylhydrolase; translation: MSPSRPRPARHSAPHRTRRLLAGVTALVTSLVSVTALAPPSQAATLDDGLVLHYDLTQTSGPVTDSSGHGRNGTLSGDATWQGPDGLRLGGANGHVRLPDNILRGLTDITVSVQVNMATDQAAPYFIWGLGNTGSGGVGNGYLFNTGNAFRASIASGNWSTEQTVTTGRNLTRGSWRTITYALGGGTAVLYEDGVEVARKTGITLTPGSIGGGTTTANYLGRSVYTSDRYLKGQVRDFRIYDRAVTAAEAHALGERTATGRAADDAAALDLGDTSAVTENLSLPTRGAGGSSITWSSSDPAIVSNTGVVTRPTPGSGNATVTLTATASYAGYAATREFTVTVVEDITDQEKVDAALAAIVIPDQDAVRGNMTLPTRGARNVALAWTAKDSSVVSSTGEVTRPPYGSGAIKARLSVRATKGAASGVRNFTLTVLPLPKKDPLEGYAFAYFTGEGSADGEQIYFAASRGNDPLKYDELNGGRPVLTSTEGDDGVRDPFIIRSPEGDKFYLIATDLKIYGNGDWDASQRTGSKYIEVWESTDLVNWSQQRHVRVSPDTAGNTWAPEAYYDDTIGAYVVFWAAKLYAPEDTAHAGNTYNRMLYATTRDFRTFSEPRVWVDPGYSVIDSTVIKHGGTYYRFTKDERNNTSSTPCSKFILEQKSTQLRSTSWDFVQDCIGKATDTSAGIAQGEGPTIFKSNTEDKWYLFIDEFGGRGYVPFETTDLDGGRFTMSTGHDLPAHPRHGTVLPVTKAELDRLRQGPSPTPATRKGVIADYHLAGGSGTTVADSSGNGRDATIHGGVTRGSDAMTFDGTDGYVDLPDNLLTGLSDVSVSARVWIDPAQATPYFIWGLGNTTNGAGNGYLFATGNSYRTAIATGNWSTEQNTGTGRDLSRGSWHTITWTLSGGVARLYDNGVEVAHNTGVTTKPGDLGGGISTANYLGRSLYAADRYFTGRMRGFTLWNRGLSAREVLALPGNETAIGAVKLDALKVPAIIDNDGGTVTLPVKPGTDLTALAPEFGISDDAQVSPGNESVQDFTRPVTYTVTGADGSSRVWTVKAVAMNSPVLPGYNADPNIVRFGDTYYIYATTDGYPGWSSTTFKTWSSKDLVHWTEHRTILDLGPDVSWADGRAWAPAATEKNGKYYFYFCADAKIGVAVADSPTGPFVDALGKPLVATNPDGGQAIDPAVFTDDDGQSYLYWGNGNAYVVPLNPDMTSFDPAKVKRITGLTGFREGLFMAKRGGTYHLSWSIDDTGSENYRVGYATATSPMADGLVNRGEILTKDVSLGILGTGHHSIIQVPGTDDWYIAYHRFAVPGGDGTHREVTIDRLRFNADGTIANVVPTLESVPPLAQ